ACACCTGCCCAGGTCACCCTGCCACGGCCTGACCCGAAAGAGGGAACCTAGCCGGACAGCATTGCTACGTAGCAACGCTGTCCACTACGTTCGACGTACTGCCAGAAACGTCGGTCAGGCGCTCTGGCACCTCAACACCGCGCCACTTAAACCCAGTTGGAAGTGCACCCGCACCACACGCATGCGGGCATTGCCACCGATCGGGATCAACACCACGTCGCTTGACAGGAGTTGATGAGCCATGCTCATGCCAGAGCAACCGGACACCACCCACCTCATCTGGCCCCCCAACGGCCTCGGCGTACCCCACTCGTACACCCTGTTCTGCCCACCCCTCCCCACCTCCCCCCGCATAGCCCGTGAGTTCGTCGCCTCGGTGCTGCACTCCCTCGAACTGGACGACCTGATCGACGCCGCCACCATGTGCACGTCCGAGCTCGTCACCAACGCGGTCGTCCACGCCCAGGGCATCGGCAACCTCCTCTGGCTCGCCGTCGAGCACACCCACATCCGCCTCACCGTGTACGACGGCAGCCCCGCCAAACCCACCCTCACCGACATGGACGAGGACGGCGAGAACGGGCGCGGGCTCTGGCTCCTCGAAGTCCTCACCGATGGAAGATGGGGCACGGAGCCCGGCGCGCCCCTCGGAATCAATGGGCGGGAGGGTAAGGGGGTGTGGTGCGAACTCGCCGCACCGATCACGAACCCCGCACTGAGCACCCTCAGTTGACGTCGACGTCGTCGAAGAGCGCCACCATCCGCCCCAGCACCCGCACACACGCCGCGACCTCCGCCTCCGCCAAGCCCCCGCCCACCTGACGCAACAGCGCACGCTCACGAGCGGTGACGGCGTCGATCACCGCACGCCCCTCCTCCGTGAGCTGGATCAGGGACGACCGCTGATGCGCGGGATTCGGCACGGCCTCCACCCAGCCCCGCCCACCCGCATCGTTCGACGAGGTCGACCCCGACGTGCTGCGCCTGCTCCGCGACCTGGCGTCGCACACCATCGCCAAGCACGAGCACTCCGGGGTCGCCCCGCACCACTACGTCGTCCCGGTCACCGACACCTGGGCGCGCGCCACCAAGATCGACGCACCCGTGCTGGCGATCGTCGGCGGCGTCGACTCCGACGACAACCACCGGATGGCGGAGCGCCTGGTACGCACCGTCCCGCACGGCCGCCTCGTACGCGTCGAGGACACCGCGCACTACCCGAGCATGGAGCGGCCGGACGTCTTCAACGCGTACGTGCGGGAGTTCCTGACCGCGCTCTGACCGTCACGGCTTGCCGGTCCCTTGTCTGATCGGCTTGCGGATGTCGTCGCGTATCTTGCTGGTCTCCGCCGCCGCCAGGTCCAGCGGGGCACTGGGAGTGAACTCGATCGCGACCTCCGTATTGGCGTCGCCCCAGCCGCATACGGTCGAACCGTCCACCGTCACGCAGCGGATGTCCACGTCCGAGCCCGGGACCCGGATCGTGCTGAGTCCGGCCTGGACGACTTCGCTGCCCGTGACGGTCATGGCGTCGATCAGGCTGTCCGGCGAAGCGGACTTGAACAGGCCGGTCGAGCCGTAGAGGTGGACGGTCTCGAACGTCGGGGCCTTCGCGGTGCCTTTGTACTGGACCGAGAAGTGCTTCACGTTCCTCTCGGTCAACGTGTTCGGCTGGTCGTTCGGGGTGAGGGGCGAGGTGCCGTCGTGCTCGTAGACGCCGCCCAACAGGCTTACGGGTGCCGTGAGTTCGTGCGTGGCCTCGGGAAAGGAAGCGTCGGAGAGCTCGTACGCTCCGTAGCCCGCGCCGCCGACCGCGATCACGACTGCGGCGATCTTGGCGATGCGCAGCCCCGGGCGCTGGCGCTCCGGCTCCGGTGCGGTCGGGGCCGGGGGGCCAGGGCGGGCGTGCGGTGCGGCGGCGACGGTCAGGGCACCGGCGACACCGCCGTCGACCGGCGAGGTCGCCGCCCCGGGTGGCGGCGTCGGGGGCACGGCCGCGTTCGGCAGGGTCAGCGAGTGCACCACCGCCGTCGGCTGCGGAGCGATGCTGGGCGCGAAGTGGTCCAACAGGGCTTGTGGGGTGGGGCGTTGTGCCGGGTTCTTGGCCAGGCACGTGGCGATCGTGGGTCGTATGCGCGGGGGCAGCGCGGAGAGGTCCGGCTCCTCGTGGACCGCCCGGTACATCAGCCCCATCGGGGTGCCGCCCCCGAACGCGCTGCCGCCCGCCGCCGCCACCAGCACCGCGCCCAACGCGAACACATCAGCAGCCGCGTCGACTTCGAGCCCCTGGGCCTGCTCGGGGGCCAGGAAGCCGGGGGTGCCGAAGGCCGCACCGGTGGAGGTGAGCCTGCTCGACTCCAGGGCGCGGGCGATGCCGAAGTCGAGCACCCTCGGCCCGTCGTCAGCCATGATGATGTTGCCCGGCTTGAGGTCACGGTGGACGAGGCCACAGCCGTGGATGGCTTGCAGCGCTTCGGCGAGCGCGGCACCCAGCAGACGCAGGTCCGCCTCTCCCATCGGCCCCTGGGCGGCGAGCAGCCCCGACAGGGTCGGCCCGGCTATGTAGGCGGTCGCCAGCCAGGGCGCCGCCGCTTCGGGGTCGGCGTCGACGACCTGCGCCGTATGGAAGCCGCCGACCTTGCGGGCCGCTTCGACCTCCGCGCGGAACCTTTCCCGGAAGTGCGGATCGGCGGCCAGTTCGGGGCGGGCCACCTTCACGGCGACGGTGCGCCCGCCCCGGGAACGCGCCAGGTACACGGTCCCCATGCCGCCCGCGCCCAGTTCGCGCTCGACCGCGTAACTGCCCACGTAAGACGGCAGATTCACTTCGCTCATGTCTCGCCCCACGCCCCCCGTTGGAATGCCGCGCACCAGTATGGCCGACTCCCTCAGGAGGAGGGCGACGGGCCGTCAGGTCGGGGGCGGCCTCCCTGCCGCCTACTGCCAGGGCTGCGTGCTCTGCCTCGCGTTGGCGGTCATGCGGCGGAGTACCTTCAGGGCGGCCACGTACTCCTCGTCCGTGACGCCCTCGTGGACCTGGGCGCGCAGGCCCGTGACCAGTTGCTTGATCTCCGCCCGGCCCGCGCGGCCCGATTCCGTGAGCGACAGGCGGTCGTCGGCGTCGGCGGCGAGCCAGCCCCGGTGCAGGAGCTGGTCGATGACGCGGGGGACGTCGTACCGGGTCTCGGCGACGTCCGCGAGGACGGCGATCACCTCGGCGCGCGTGGGCGTGGCGTCGACGCGGTTGAGCACCCACCACTGCGGCTGCGTCACGTCGTACCGCGCCATCGAGTCGCGCAGCAGGTTCTTGACGGCGTGGCTCGCCACCCCCGTCCAGTACGCGACGGGCTGCGAGGCGAGGTCGGCGTCGGCGGCCTGGGGGTTGGCCGTGTGCTGAGGGGTGGCGGGGACCCGGGCGGTGCTCGTGGTGGTCGTCGTGGTCGTCATGCGGATCACGCTAGAACCTCAAGAGAGGTTGAGGTCAAGCGTGATCCACACCGACAACAGGCCCTAGAAGCCCGGGGGTTCGACGTACACGCCCCACTCGTCCCGCAGCACCCCGCAGATCTCCCCGAGCGTCGCCTCCGCCCGTACGGCGGCGAGCATCGGCTCGATCATGTTGGACCCGTCGCGGGCGGCGGCCAGCATCGCGTCCAGCGAGGAGCGGACCTTCGCGTCGTCGCGGTGCGCCTTGCGGTCGGCGAGGGCCCGCACCTGCTCGGTCTCCACCTCGTGGCTGACGCGCAGGATTTCGAGGTCTCCGGTCACCGAGCCGTGGGCGGTGTTCACACCGACGACCTTCTTGTCGCCCTTCTCCAGCGAGCGCTGGTACTGGAAGGCCGACTCGGCGATCTCGCCGGTGAACCAGCCGTCCTCGATGCCGCGCAGGATGCCCGAGGTGATCGGCCCGATCGGGTGCTGCCCGTCCGGGTGGGCGCGCAGCCCGCGCTCCTTGATCTGCTCGAAGATCTTCTCCGCGTCGGCCTCGATGCGGTCCGTGAGCTGCTCGACGTACCAGGAGCCGCCCAGCGGGTCGGCGACGTTGGCGACGCCGGTCTCCTCCATCAGCACCTGCTGGGTGCGCAGGGCGATCTCCGCCGCCTGCTCGCTCGGGAGCGCGAGGGTCTCGTCGAGGGCGTTGGTGTGGAGGGAGTTGGTGCCGCCGAGGACGGCGGACAGGGCCTCGACGGCCGTGCGGACGACGTTGTTGTACGGCTGCTGGGCGGTCAGGGAGACACCCGCCGTCTGGGTGTGGAAGCGGAGCCACTGCGCCTTGTCGCTCTTCGCCCCGTACACCTCCTTCATCCAGCGGGCCCAGATCCTGCGCGCGGCACGGAACTTGGCGATCTCCTCGAAGAAGTCGAGGTGCGCGTCGAAGAAGAAGGAGAGGCCGGAGGCGAAGTGGTCGACCTCCAGGCCACGGCTCAACCCCAGCTCCACGTAACCGAATCCGTCGGCGAGCGTGTACGCCAGCTCCTGTGCGGCCGTCGCGCCCGCCTCGCGGATGTGGTAGCCGGAGACGGAGAGGGGCTTGTAGGCGGGGATTCCGGCGGCGCAGTGCTCCATGAGGTCGCCGATGAGGCGGAGGTGCGGCTCGGGCTGGAAGAGCCACTCCTTCTGGGCGATGTACTCCTTGAAGATGTCCGTCTGGAGCGTGCCGTTGAGGACGGCGGGGTCGACGCCCTGACGCTCGGCGGCGACCAGGTACATGCAGAAGGCGGGGACGGCCGGGCCGCTGATCGTCATCGACGTCGTGACGTCACCCAGCGGGATGTCCCTGAAGAGGATCTCCATGTCGGCGGCCGAGTCGATGGCCACGCCACAGTGGCCGACCTCGCCGAGGGCGCGGGGGTCGTCGGAGTCGCGGCCCATGAGGGTGGGCATGTCGAAGGCGACGCTCAGTCCGCCGCCGCCCGCCGCGAGGATCATCTTGTAGCGCTCGTTGGTCTGCTCGGCGTTGCCGAAGCCCGCGAACTGGCGGATGGTCCAGGTCCTGCCCCGGTAGCCGGTGGCGTGCAGACCCCGGGTGAAGGGGTACTCGCCCGGCCAGCCGATGCGCTCGAAGCCTTCGTACGTGTCGCCGGGGCGGGGGCCGTAGACGGGCTCGACCTCGTCCCCGGAGAGCGTGCTGAAGTCGGCGTCGCGCTTGCGTGCCTTGTCGTACCGGGCCTGCCATCGCTGGCGGCCCTCTTCGATCGCTTCGGCGTCCATGCACTCCAATTTACTAGGACGTCCTAGTAAATGTCGATGGACTACCGCCGTACGGATTCGGATGTCCGTACGGCGGTGGGGTTACGCCTTGCTGGGGCTGGTGACCGGGCCCTGCTCCTT
This is a stretch of genomic DNA from Streptomyces sp. NBC_00237. It encodes these proteins:
- a CDS encoding serine/threonine-protein kinase; the encoded protein is MSEVNLPSYVGSYAVERELGAGGMGTVYLARSRGGRTVAVKVARPELAADPHFRERFRAEVEAARKVGGFHTAQVVDADPEAAAPWLATAYIAGPTLSGLLAAQGPMGEADLRLLGAALAEALQAIHGCGLVHRDLKPGNIIMADDGPRVLDFGIARALESSRLTSTGAAFGTPGFLAPEQAQGLEVDAAADVFALGAVLVAAAGGSAFGGGTPMGLMYRAVHEEPDLSALPPRIRPTIATCLAKNPAQRPTPQALLDHFAPSIAPQPTAVVHSLTLPNAAVPPTPPPGAATSPVDGGVAGALTVAAAPHARPGPPAPTAPEPERQRPGLRIAKIAAVVIAVGGAGYGAYELSDASFPEATHELTAPVSLLGGVYEHDGTSPLTPNDQPNTLTERNVKHFSVQYKGTAKAPTFETVHLYGSTGLFKSASPDSLIDAMTVTGSEVVQAGLSTIRVPGSDVDIRCVTVDGSTVCGWGDANTEVAIEFTPSAPLDLAAAETSKIRDDIRKPIRQGTGKP
- a CDS encoding methylmalonyl-CoA mutase, with protein sequence MDAEAIEEGRQRWQARYDKARKRDADFSTLSGDEVEPVYGPRPGDTYEGFERIGWPGEYPFTRGLHATGYRGRTWTIRQFAGFGNAEQTNERYKMILAAGGGGLSVAFDMPTLMGRDSDDPRALGEVGHCGVAIDSAADMEILFRDIPLGDVTTSMTISGPAVPAFCMYLVAAERQGVDPAVLNGTLQTDIFKEYIAQKEWLFQPEPHLRLIGDLMEHCAAGIPAYKPLSVSGYHIREAGATAAQELAYTLADGFGYVELGLSRGLEVDHFASGLSFFFDAHLDFFEEIAKFRAARRIWARWMKEVYGAKSDKAQWLRFHTQTAGVSLTAQQPYNNVVRTAVEALSAVLGGTNSLHTNALDETLALPSEQAAEIALRTQQVLMEETGVANVADPLGGSWYVEQLTDRIEADAEKIFEQIKERGLRAHPDGQHPIGPITSGILRGIEDGWFTGEIAESAFQYQRSLEKGDKKVVGVNTAHGSVTGDLEILRVSHEVETEQVRALADRKAHRDDAKVRSSLDAMLAAARDGSNMIEPMLAAVRAEATLGEICGVLRDEWGVYVEPPGF
- a CDS encoding alpha/beta fold hydrolase; its protein translation is MLRLLRDLASHTIAKHEHSGVAPHHYVVPVTDTWARATKIDAPVLAIVGGVDSDDNHRMAERLVRTVPHGRLVRVEDTAHYPSMERPDVFNAYVREFLTAL
- a CDS encoding MarR family winged helix-turn-helix transcriptional regulator: MTTTTTTTSTARVPATPQHTANPQAADADLASQPVAYWTGVASHAVKNLLRDSMARYDVTQPQWWVLNRVDATPTRAEVIAVLADVAETRYDVPRVIDQLLHRGWLAADADDRLSLTESGRAGRAEIKQLVTGLRAQVHEGVTDEEYVAALKVLRRMTANARQSTQPWQ
- a CDS encoding ATP-binding protein; protein product: MPEQPDTTHLIWPPNGLGVPHSYTLFCPPLPTSPRIAREFVASVLHSLELDDLIDAATMCTSELVTNAVVHAQGIGNLLWLAVEHTHIRLTVYDGSPAKPTLTDMDEDGENGRGLWLLEVLTDGRWGTEPGAPLGINGREGKGVWCELAAPITNPALSTLS